TCTAGTACATGTATGAACTGAATTATTTAAttctatgtatatatattattttattttgcataaTTTGCTATGAACCAAAATGTTTAATTCTATGAACTGATTTTGCATATTTGTAGATATATTTATTGTTTATTTTGCATAATTTGTTAAGTACATATTGTTCATTTTTGCTGATTCGTTTACAATTATTCATTGCAGGTTATTGATTCGAAATGCCAGGCGGGGGCAAGATTGGTTTCCTGAGCGCCTTGTACAGGAGTAGTAGTGGAGAGCAAGAGGCTCCTGAGGGGTCCAGTGGAGCAGGGGGGGTCCAATGCCTCAGAAGGGTCCAGGAGGCGTTGGGGACGAGGGCCAGGGTGAACGAGAGGAGGTAAGATAGGTGGTGGAGGCcaggggaggacgaggaggaggagcgggagcaggaggagcaggagcgggagcaggaggagcaggaggagccgagacaggaggaggaggaccagggggaggaggaggaggaggcagcaggagATACGAGGGCGGTGTGGTTGCGAGGACCGTCGCAACTGCCGCAGCGGCCAATACCTCTTGCGAGATGCCCGATGATTCGACCGGTACCGGACAGGTAATACTTTATGTTATGCACAATgacatttatttttcaattcatATGTTCAAAATGATAAGACACTAATACTTTATGTTATACACTTTTACAGGTATTGGATGCGCGTGCAGGCGGGTGCCCACAAAAGGAAGCCCAACGGCATCCTGGGAACCCTATGCAGGGAGCTCTTCCCTGGGATGGTGATGCATGCCGGGATCCTAGAGCCGGCATACATCGCCATCCCAAATGCAGAAGATCGGGAAGGGAGGTCCTTCGGCAACAAGGCGAGACGGGTGGTGGGAGAATTCTGGGTAAGTCGTCGCACTATATTGGTGAATAGTTACCATATATTTGAAACTCTTTGAATATTGACTGCAATTATCGAGTctatatgcaggatttctacaggtgcgagCCAGGATATGAGGCCATAGCGGCTCAGGTGGCTGACACAGCATGTCGCAAACTagtgaaggacatgcactacgaggcgCGTGTTCAGGCCGTAATTACCTACTGCGCCGATGTGGAAAAAAGGAAGGTCGGCAAGGACGTAGCAAGAAATATGTTCCTCACGCGGGAACAATACTTGAGGGTAAATGACGGAATCACTACTCATTTGTTTTGAATTTCATTTTCGGAAATGTCATCCACTTTGCTTCCATTATGTGTAGGTGCCTCAGAACTGGTGCGCCGGCAAGGGCGCGTGCTGGGAaatgatggtggacatgtggctTAGCGAGGAGTGGATTCAGCGGCACAACTTATGCCGGGACGCCGCTTGTTGATGCAAGGTGCGCCACACCATCATGGCAACCGAGGCCTTCCCGAGTACAGGGATGTTTGGGTAAGTCATTACACTTTTTGGTACTTTCAAACTCTAAATTTTGCATTCTCACTAATCATTGTATTCTTTCGCTTTGCTTGCAGTCGGAGTCACATGAAGACCAGGAATGCAACGACTTCCAGGCATACTGTATGGCACATAAGGGCAGGGCGACGTCCGACGTCTCCTACAACCCGGCGGATCCACCCGAGGCGTACAACAACCCGAGCGTCCACACGCGCATCACTGAGTACACGGAGATGGAAAAGGCGCTCCATGGGGACACATGGGATCCGGCCACCCAGCCCCTTTctggagaagccatcatgaaggcaggaggagggaagaagcacgGCAGTTACTGGATCGCCAACAGCCTTGTCGACACAGCCCGGATGGACGAAGAGACGAAGAGGCGGGAGGAGATCGAGgcgaggctggaggaggagcggatGCTAAGGCAGGAGCAAGGGCGCAGGTGGCAGGAAGAGTAGATGCAGGAGCGGCAGAGGATGGAGCAGGCGCTTCTTGCTGAGCGACAGGCCGCGCAACAACAAATGCAGACCATGTTCTCATACCTCCAAGGCCTTGGCGCGATAATCAACTATCAACCGCCGCCAACGATGCCCTagcctccaccaccgctgccaCCGCTAGGCCTTCCTTCTATCTTTCCTCCATCTGGCGCTACAGGCACTCCTGTGAGTATGATATATAGATTTACTTTGCTTGCACATACATATTCAAATTTTGAGATACTTTATGTCAATATATCATGTGCTATATCTGAAAGAACATCTAGACTCACTTAGTGGTTGGTTGATTAATGACATATGCTTTAATAAGAATGATTAGAAGGTATCACAGCTGATATATACATGAGCTAAGTCAATGATATGAAAGTTGAAAAGCGGCtattcatttaatattttatcttTTCAAATTGAGTTTAGAAATGTCATGCTATCAAGAGGGACATGAACTCTTACAATTTTCTCAAGATGTAATCCtatgtcaatttttttttgcagaatcaatcgATTGGGGGTCAAATGAGCCTCCGGATGAGCATtcaccggcaccggcagcgTCGCAGTGGCCACCTAGCTGATTTAGAGTTGTTTATGATATTTGTTCTACAGACTTGTTGTTGTTGGACTagacttgtttaattagttggacTTGTGCTTGTTAAACGTTACACTTATGGCATCGATGTTGGACTTATGCTATTTGTGATATTCGTGCGACGTAGCGTGAGATATTTGTGTTATTATGTGATATTTGTGATGGATGTGCCTTATATATACTATATTGCTTGTCTGGAATGTATATATATGCTTTCTTTGTGATGATGAATGTGGTTATTAcataaaaaacagaaaaaatacaaaaaaaacagcaagctttgccgagtgtttttagcctgacactcggcaaagcaaccATTTTTCTATTTACTGGAAAACAGATTTGCCGAGTGTAATTACCtaggcactcggcgaagtttgaaacttcgccgagtgccagacgtgtggcactcggcaaagatccaaacttcgccgagtaccacgcgtctggcactcggcaaagtttcaaaGTTCGCCGAGTGCTGcagatctggcactcggcgaactttggatctttgccgagtgccacgagtccggcactcggcaaagttcccCTCCCCGTCCTGTCCCGTTCGTCCCGTTCGGCCGTCCCGTTTCATtgttttttgccgagtgcggcgtggcacacggcaaacgtttgccgagtgcccgagaaaAAGCACTCAGCATAGTCGGCTTCGCCGGTAGAAGAAAGGCCGTGTGCACTTCGCCGAGTGCTACACTCGGCGACTTCTTTACCGAGTGTTTTcttgcctttgccgagtgtctctggcactcggcaaagtaggcGAGTCCGGTAGTGTAAGGTACGGTACTAGTACTTGATGTAACTTGTAAAAGGCATGCGTTTTGACGCAACGGATTGGACATGGCTCGATCGTGTGAAACCAGCAGCTGTAATCTTTTACCTCTTCTGAAACATTATGATAGGAGTGAGGCTAATAATATATAACTACATGTACTTATCTCATTAACCTTAGCAAATCCATGGGTCAAATTAAAGCATCACGCACGTGCAAGCATGATCCATCAAGTTACAAGCAAGTACATCAAGGACGCCGACACAATGCAAGGTCGTCACACTGATCAGAAACATGTACAACTTCCAAAACAAacctgaggcggcggcgctccatgCCGAGCTAGAGAGGGATTGCAATTCATGCCTTAATTACCTTCTTTTCTCTTCATTTCAGGCTCAACATCTAATCTGCGCTGTGCCTCAGTGCAGccttcttttctatctaataTTAATCATCCACATAGGGTTGTTGTCGATCTGATGCAGCAAACAATACTCGCACCAAAATTATTAAATAtcaagaaacaaaacaacgacACATATATAATACTAGAAAAATCAAGATGTCAAACTTAACAAAACCAAACAGATATTCAAGCAAACAATTTAAACAGGTCTACATGTTCGATTCCCAGTTTCatcatcattttatttcatGCAGGTTTTTGGTCCATGGCCCCAGTGTGCAGGGCCTTTCTATCGAGAACTCCCCCCTTGCTGGACGACAAGCGACCTGCTTATTAATTCTTCCGGAGTAGCTTACAGTTTGGTCCTGGTCTTGCCCTTCTACCCAGACCGGCGTCCTCTAGCAGTAACCTGCCTAGGCGACCCTGGTGAAGTTCCGAGCTTCCGAGACTTGGTTGGAAGCAGGAATGTGTCGTCATCGTCTGATGATTCTGTTTCTGTTTCTGTTTCTGATTCTGACTCTGACTCTTCTCCGGAGCTGTCGCCTCTTGGATCGACATCAAATGTTATGTTGAAATCAAGCAGGTCCTCTATTCCATTAgcctagcaaaaaaaaaagaaaaaaagaaaaattaaaaccaaaggcagcagcaacagcaagcatATGTATGTCATGTGtagcatcatatatatatatatatatatagataaaaCACAAGTACTCAGAAGATTGAAAAGAAGTATACAGTATACAAAGAAAAGGTGCCAAGTTATAACTTGTAATGATTCACATGCAGTCAGCTATGTTAACTAGTAGAATTCAGTGGAGTGCGGTAAAATATGCTTAGAGAAGGATACAGTCATTATTATCAAATGTTGTGGGTTCACTAAAATGTTACGCACTAAGAAATGTATCAGGTGGCCTGCTGGGTAATTTACTTGCGGTGAAATTTAAGGATTAACAGACATGCCCATTCTTGCTCACCTATTTTTCTTTCGGTATATATGGGGgcagggagggagcaggggctaAGTCCCCCTCATTCCCACCTTCGAGGCACTTGAATTTCTACCAAAAAGTTCAAATtcaagcaaaataaaaaaaaacttactaCTGTTGCCCCCCTgaacaaaggaaaaaaataataattccCAGCCCTGCTGCCCCTATATGAACCCTATCTAACTTGTCCTTGTTGTATAATTGTACTAGAACCCTATCTATCCTTGTTCTTATAATTGAACTATAGTTCCTACTACTCAAGAAATATGCTCATTGAGGGAAAATGGATTGATCTTGATCTAATAACAGCTTCGAAATGACATAGGAATAACATAAGTACACACTCAAATATCTAATAAAAAAGTacttctattttaaaatatgctGGATCTCCGTCCAGCTTGTATGTAACAGCTGGTCACAGATATCCATCAGTAATAAATTTTGTGAATTTCCAACTTAAGGAAAGTGTTCTGCATAAGTTATGATGTGAATTTACCCAACAGTTCACAAAAAGAACCTTTGTAGCATTTTGAATGTACGTATAGCCAAGCAAcaattttaaaagaaaaacacCCAGAGACATTAAAGATGCAAAAGTTATATTTAAGCCCCAATTAACTATTGGACCCAGAACTATGATAGGAGGGTGTGCAGAAGTCCTTTTGCTCTGGTccttttttacttacttccatTTTCTTATTGCTACAACTGGATCTACTCATATTCATCAACGtccatttttcttctcttctcaaaAAGAGTTCTGGagtgtttctagaaaaaaactTGTTTAGAAGGAGTTTGCCAAAAACATGTTTGCATAAGTGTTATAGAGATTTTTTTGTGGATATTTATTTGAAGAAGttctccaaaaaaaataaagtagAATTTTCATTTCTAATGAAAAATCTCCCTAGAAAAGTTCCTTTGCAAAATTCTCATAAAAAGGTATAAAAAAGTTTTTTGAAAATTGTACTGACAAGttcttggattttttttttgggaaaagaTGGCAAAAGTTTTGCTGCTAgtattataaaaacaaaaaaacaaaaacaagtggCGACCCATTCTTTTAGCAAAACTAGACCCAAATACCACTGGGGGTGTACCACACTTTCCCAAACAACTTCGGTACGATGACTGAACCAACTAGCTAATCTATGAATCTGCTTGCTTGGGCAATAATAAACTTTGAGACAACTTAGTCGAAGCATTACCGAACTAACAACTCACCAATTCACTCTAAATTGCATCACATATTGCCACTAATTAACCATCTAAGAACTTGCACTTCCACTCACTCcggaaaacacaaacacatacaAAGCACAACTAACCACTAATTAAGAAGACACCTTCAAAATTAATGAAAAAGGGGACTAAATCAGTCAGAGTTGCCGAGCTTGTTGGACAATGCACTCAAATAGCTTCAACTTCCAACAGAGGCCATCAGCTTGCTCCAGGTCGGTGCTTAGGATGCTATCGCCGGACGAAGACCTCAAGATGACACCACATGCACCACAAGGGTGCTTCTCCCAATAAGATGCCTCCAAGGAGAACATTGACATCCAATCATATCAACCTTGTGTGACAGCAGCCCTGCTGTGTTATGAAGAAATCCGCCATGGCATGAGCCATGGTGAGGTGGGGATCGGAGGATACTGTGACAATGCCTCCAGAAAGCTAGGAAGTGGTGCCCATAGGTGCCATTGTTGTCGGAAGAGCACTTTGCCTCCACTGCCCACCCCAATCAAAACTAGAAGTAGTCACTACCATCTTTGTTGATTGTGCCCCATATCCGAGATATCACCAAGCGACCGAATTCCCCCTATTGAATCTATGGGAGTAGCAAGAGAGATCCATTAAAGGGAGGAGCGAGGACCATATCGGAGGTGAGTTCTTGTGATAGTGGACCAACAGCAGGTATCTGTTCCAGGACCAGTGTTGCCGCCAACCTACTACCACCACCAAAATAACAGTCGTGGGCTCCACACACACTTTGGCAGCCGGAAGGATCAAGCTTGTGCATCTTTGTCCACTGTGGGAACTAGAGATGAGGCCAACGCTGCCTGCTCCTAGCCACTTTGAGATAGCCAAGTGAGCCCAACCTGCTCGTGCATGAACCAAGATAGTGAAACTAGGGGAGGTGGTGGGCCCATGTGAATGGCGCATGCTCATCTATGCGCACAATAGTAATAGTTGATGCCTACTATTGCAATGCTGCGCCGGTAGATGATGTGTTCTCCACCGGAAGATCTGGGggaaaccataaccaaaaagcAGATCCAACCATCCACAACGACGATCTATCGTCCAAGCCATTGGGAAGGAGGGAGGGGAAAGGGGGGCCATTGAGGAGAGATAGGGGAAGACAAAAGAGGAAAAAGGGGTTGGAAGATGCAACGGCCGTTGTTTGAGCATTCACTAGTGGTCGTCATTATCCATGACCTATTGGaagtggcggcggtggccgcatGTGTGGTCGGGTGGGGTGGCCTAGGAAATAGCGGCTGTGTCATCCTATGTTATTGCGTGGAGATGATGCACTGGAAGAGGCTAGCTCAATATGGTTGTCGGGCTTGATCGGGAAAGTTGTGCGAAAAATGATATCTAGATAACCTTCTAAAAGTAGAAAGTCACGGAAAGAAACAACAACAAAAGCAAAAAATAatgatttgtcgtcgaagatcgTGCTCGCCACCGTGGCATGTGTGGGGAATGCCTTGGAGAGTGTGTTCTGCAGTAGCTGGACTTTGCAATAATTTTGAACTCCCAATCATGGACTATAAGCAAGAGACATTGATTGATGCTAATAACCATGGCTGGTTAATTACCCTATAATAATGTCCCCATATAGCTATAGCTACTGTAGAACCGCCATTTCATAGTAAAATATAGCACGGTAGTTTTTCAGAAACATGTAACATGTAGATATCGCACTAGCTCACCGCGATACATGCATATTTGGCACTATTACGCGTTTACGTTCCAATCCCCAACCAGGCCCGCGTAACAATTAACAACCTGCTCATCAGCTATACATAAAATCTGATCGGACCACAGAGGAAGCGGGCGAGATTTGATCACCTTGCATCCAAGCGAACAGAAGAGGCAGTCTGCGTCGTTGAGCCCCCGATTGCATTCCGTACACTTGTTTGCGGCAGGCTTCTTCGCCTTCCCTGAGAGAGCCCGCTTATCAAGGAAAACTCCCGGCTCCCCGTTTATCATGTACGTCTGCACGTAGGATACGTTGAGCAGGCGTCGCAGGTCGGCCACCTTCACAAGGCAGTGCGACGAAGACCTCCGGATCTGCAGCGCCCCGCCCACAGAGCACACGTCAGACATAGGTCACCTCGAAATGAAACTAACAAGAGCTTTGCCATGGAGACAGTACTGCGCGTACCTGGATGATTTCGTGGCCTGCGTGGTCGGCGAGGCACCCGGAGCAgagggcgccgccgtcgtcgcagcTGGTGCAGAAGTAATTGCAGGAGCCGGCGCTCCTGGTCGAGCGGCCTAAGGCGCCCGCGTGCAGCGAGCACGGCTCGAAGAATTTTTTTGTCTCCCGAAGCCGACGCAGccacgccggcgggcggcgctgcgcgtCCAGAAGCGCCATCTTCTTCAGGCCGCCCATGCCCATGCCTTTCTCTGGATCGGAAACCACAGGCAGTAACCAACGGCGAACAActggagaagaagaacaatatGCTGCTGTGGTACCGAAACAACTACAGGCTATACGTACGAATACGATCGAGAAGCTAGCAAAGAAAAACAAAGGATCGATCGAAGCTTCACAAACCTGCTCAGGAGATCTCTAGGGATTGAGGCAGATGGGGATCTCGATCCCCTTTCAATTCTGAGTTGAAATGAAATACGGCCGGGGCTGATTTTTGGTGAGATCTGCTTATATTTGGGATAGATACAACTAAAGTTGCCAGATAGAGCCAGCAGACTAGTAACGTAAACCTGTGTATTTTTAAGCAACACATTATTTAGCATTTATCTTTCTGTGAAAAGGCACACGGCACCCAAATTGTGAAATAGTTGGTGGCCGGGGGGGATTTTGAATTTCGCTTCAAACTGAAGCGGGAGGAAAGGGAGGAAACAATTAAATTGGGAACAGCTGTGCAAGGCCGCCTGACGTCTGTAGCTGGCCGGGTTCACACTTCACACA
This window of the Panicum virgatum strain AP13 chromosome 1K, P.virgatum_v5, whole genome shotgun sequence genome carries:
- the LOC120652176 gene encoding uncharacterized protein LOC120652176, producing MGMGGLKKMALLDAQRRPPAWLRRLRETKKFFEPCSLHAGALGRSTRSAGSCNYFCTSCDDGGALCSGCLADHAGHEIIQIRRSSSHCLVKVADLRRLLNVSYVQTYMINGEPGVFLDKRALSGKAKKPAANKCTECNRGLNDADCLFCSLGCKANGIEDLLDFNITFDVDPRGDSSGEESESESETETETESSDDDDTFLLPTKSRKLGTSPGSPRQVTARGRRSG